One genomic region from Burkholderia latens encodes:
- a CDS encoding FUSC family protein: MRYSVEIRKFLYSQYFFGGLRIAVGVSLPAVLCLIVFNNRELGFTISTGALGACVVDMPGPLKYKHNEMLACSVIGFLAALATGLATPNIFALWLTIVPLTFVLSLIVVYGNRWPQISFATLFMMVMTLEEKFTPLQAFVNAGWILAGGLWYTYWATVVSQWQARRIEQQALAESLFACADYLLARAQFYDLDADLDECYRNLVAKQITAVETQETARDIVLRNLPKLRRGKLDPGRTTMYNLFINSVDLHELFVGAHTDYPLVRNTFGGSDLIIFYRDLIRKAAADLEEIGLAVLENRAPHSRISVKAELRAIEYEIELMRKKNFPASNAEAYAAVLATFRRIWSATRLIDRMRRNLSGHADPQQTELKIDKALTRFLQRRRMSPLLIFSNLNMRSPSFRHALRVTIAVAVGFWLGRLLPLTNAYWIVMTTIIILKPGYSLTKQRNAQRIVGTLIGCAASIALIYTVKEPHLLIAIMFGSMVMSYSLLLFNYAASVVFTSSYVLLMFHLLAPGSMRIIGERAIDTVVGCMIAIAASRLFPYWEYRLMGKLVTDMLTSTRKYFEAVWRAGRGASPPPVPAGDGAAVVGVVAAAIETPAGTLDDDYRYRLARKDVHIAFANLGQAFQRMMIEPKAHQRFVPELNDLLVQTHVLGAQITAAAPLIRSACAADEHLAHDDALHRALSAVLENLEKAEAGEPPPADRIEATKQLTRDLDAMVVSAEKSEAVGADLTHDLKVLAHQCKQMLASSLLIRKDASVIRLPA; the protein is encoded by the coding sequence ATGCGCTATTCGGTCGAAATCAGAAAGTTTCTTTACAGCCAGTACTTTTTCGGCGGCCTGCGGATCGCGGTCGGCGTGTCGTTGCCGGCCGTGCTGTGTCTGATCGTATTCAACAACCGGGAGCTCGGCTTCACGATCTCGACCGGCGCGCTCGGCGCCTGCGTGGTCGACATGCCGGGCCCGCTGAAGTACAAGCACAACGAAATGCTCGCGTGCAGCGTGATCGGCTTCCTGGCCGCGCTCGCGACCGGCCTCGCGACGCCGAACATCTTCGCGCTGTGGCTGACGATCGTGCCGCTCACGTTCGTGCTGTCGCTGATCGTCGTCTACGGCAACCGCTGGCCGCAGATCAGCTTCGCGACGCTGTTCATGATGGTGATGACGCTCGAGGAAAAATTCACGCCGCTGCAAGCGTTCGTCAACGCCGGATGGATTCTCGCCGGTGGCCTCTGGTACACGTACTGGGCGACCGTGGTGTCGCAATGGCAGGCGCGCAGGATCGAGCAGCAGGCGCTCGCCGAGAGTCTGTTCGCGTGCGCGGACTACCTGCTCGCGCGCGCGCAGTTCTACGATCTCGACGCCGATCTCGACGAGTGCTATCGCAATCTGGTTGCCAAGCAGATTACCGCGGTCGAAACGCAGGAAACCGCACGCGACATCGTGCTGCGCAACCTGCCGAAGCTGCGCCGCGGCAAGCTCGATCCCGGCCGCACGACGATGTACAACCTGTTCATCAACAGCGTCGACCTGCACGAGCTGTTTGTCGGCGCGCATACCGACTACCCGCTCGTGCGCAATACGTTCGGCGGCTCGGACCTGATCATTTTCTATCGCGATCTGATCCGCAAGGCGGCCGCCGATCTCGAAGAGATCGGTCTCGCGGTGCTCGAGAACCGCGCGCCGCATTCGCGCATCAGCGTGAAAGCCGAACTGCGCGCGATCGAGTACGAGATCGAGCTGATGCGCAAGAAGAACTTCCCGGCGAGCAATGCGGAAGCGTACGCGGCGGTGCTCGCGACGTTCCGGCGCATCTGGAGCGCGACGCGGCTGATCGACCGGATGCGCCGCAATCTGTCGGGCCATGCCGACCCGCAGCAAACGGAACTGAAGATCGACAAGGCGCTCACGCGCTTCCTGCAGCGGCGCCGGATGTCGCCGCTGCTGATCTTCTCGAACCTGAACATGCGCTCGCCAAGCTTCCGCCACGCGCTGCGCGTGACGATCGCGGTGGCGGTCGGCTTCTGGCTCGGCCGGCTGCTGCCGCTGACGAACGCGTACTGGATCGTGATGACGACGATCATCATCCTGAAGCCCGGCTATTCGCTCACCAAGCAGCGCAATGCGCAGCGGATCGTCGGTACGCTGATCGGCTGCGCGGCGAGCATCGCGCTGATCTACACGGTGAAGGAGCCGCACCTGCTGATCGCGATCATGTTCGGGTCGATGGTGATGAGCTACAGCCTGCTGTTGTTCAACTACGCGGCGAGCGTCGTGTTCACGTCGTCATACGTGCTGCTGATGTTCCATCTGCTCGCGCCGGGCAGCATGCGCATCATCGGCGAGCGCGCGATCGACACGGTCGTGGGCTGCATGATCGCGATCGCGGCGAGCCGGCTGTTCCCGTACTGGGAATACCGGCTGATGGGCAAGCTTGTCACCGACATGCTTACGTCGACGCGCAAGTATTTCGAGGCGGTGTGGCGCGCCGGGCGCGGTGCGTCGCCGCCGCCGGTCCCGGCCGGCGACGGCGCGGCCGTCGTGGGGGTCGTCGCCGCGGCAATCGAAACGCCGGCCGGCACGCTCGACGACGATTATCGCTACCGTCTCGCGCGCAAGGACGTGCACATCGCGTTCGCAAACCTCGGCCAGGCGTTCCAGCGGATGATGATCGAGCCGAAGGCGCACCAGCGCTTCGTGCCGGAGCTGAACGATCTGCTCGTGCAGACGCACGTGCTCGGCGCGCAGATCACCGCAGCCGCGCCGTTGATCCGCAGCGCGTGCGCGGCCGACGAGCATCTCGCGCACGACGACGCATTGCACCGCGCACTGTCCGCGGTGCTCGAGAACCTCGAGAAGGCGGAGGCCGGCGAGCCGCCGCCGGCCGACCGGATCGAAGCGACGAAACAACTCACGCGCGACCTCGACGCAATGGTCGTGTCGGCGGAAAAATCCGAAGCGGTCGGTGCGGACCTCACGCACGACCTGAAGGTGCTCGCGCACCAGTGCAAGCAGATGCTCGCGTCGTCGCTGCTGATCCGCAAGGACGCAAGCGTGATCCGGCTGCCCGCATGA